The sequence AATTTACATTTAAGAATTTACATTTTACATGTAGAATATATCCTTggaaccattaaaaaaaattttatgtgcctggtgatttttttaaacaaggttCAAGATATTTCTCTTTCCTGTAAGTGTGGAGGCGGTGTCCAGGGCTGGTGCGGCGCTCCACGGTTTTCAGCATCCCAGACTGTCCAAGATGGCACCTCTGCGCCGACACTGGCTACTTTGGACATCGGGGCATTTTCCTCCTATTCATACTTTAATTCAAATGCAGATAATGACCCTTTCATGGCACAGCTAAGAGCTGGAAGGTTCTAACAGGACTTGGCTAGAAGCCTTGTCAAATGTgggaaaggcaggaaggaaggtggTGCCCACAGGAGGGGCTGGCATGATCTGGCTCCCACACCATGGTGGCCTCTGGGCCcacaccccttccccccaccgcccccacgtCACTGCGCTCTCGCTGCCCTGTGCGTCATGTCCCTGGTtcagcccccctccccacctgggcCAGTTTCCTGACTGTGTTTCCACCAGCTGGGCTCACTCAATGCTGGTGACTGAATTCAGGAAAGAGCGAATATGGACCCTGGGAAATGAGGTCACCCAGCTTATTTTTACCTTTCAGTTTCATTTCCTGTCCCCTTTCATTTCCTCCTGAGCCTCTCACCCACGCGAGAGGAGCCCCCCGCCCTGGCCCGGGGAAGACCTCAGTCAAAATCTTTCTCGAGACTCCCACAGAGCCCTACCTTCAGAgctgagggaggggaggggggccggCCATACTTAAATTCTGCGAGCAGTTAAAAGATGTCCCCCAAAATATCCTAGGAATTGTGCCCCTTGCTCAATTTATTTCATGTGCCATGAGCTAGAAGAAGAAGGCCCTGTGGGAATGCTGGGCGTATGAAAAAAGTTGCGTAGCAGAGGGGTGGGAATCCCCTAATATCTTCTAAGAATACAGTTTCCTTAATATATTGCTTTAACTTAAGAAGGAAAAGAACTCTTCACTGAGAAGTAGTTTAAGATGGTTTTTATAAAAACTAGATACAGAGTATTAACAATAGaaaattttttcaatttatttgcttttatgcAAAGAATTAAGTTATAAtgagaaaaatttcattttcatgggTTACTTATATAATTTGGCAATAATTTGAGGAAagactttttcttttgcttctctatAAATTTTGTGGGATGTTAATTTTGCTGATCTGTTAAATGTTTCCCAATTAAATGTCTTAGATGCttttctgccaaaaaaaaaaaagtttccccaAACCTGTCTACCCCTGAGCATGCTGCTGAATCTGGGGCACCTTTGTTTTCCTAGAGCCTTGGGGCTGTTATTGGGGAACCCACTTCCAAATACTTATATTGATGGAATGAGTAATAACCATCCCCTTGGTCTCCACTCTGAAGagttacatttattaaaataattgacaAGCTCTTAAAAATGTCAGTTCTCCATTGTTGGTAATAACAATACATTGCCAGGCTCCTCTGGGCTTTGGCAGCTGGGTTACTTACAGAAGATCCCCGGGACACTGGCACCCAGCTCTCTTTTCCTAGTCACCCCAGCCCTGCAGCTTCTCTAAGACTGCAGTGAGTTTTGTGGTCCTCAAGTTTACATAAGATGGTgagttaggcaatgctttctttaaGCAGAACCTAAGAGAAGGCCCATCTTGTGGAACCTAGGATGGGTGTCGGAATGCCGTCCACAGACGCTGCCTTCTGGGATTTCAGTGTATATTGGCTTTTTCTTGTCTTCAAGACAGGACTCTGGGAAGCACCGCTTTTGATGCCCTGCAACTGCTGGTGACTCCACTAGTTTTTGTGCCTTGGGCTTCTGTAGTTCAGTGGTGCTCAAACTTTAgaacatcagaatcacctggaggacttGCTCAAACACAGCCTGCTGGGCCCACCTGCAGAGTGTCTAATTCAGCAGGGATGGAACCTAAGAATTTGTTATTTAACAGGTAATAGGAAAACTGTTGGTGTGGGAACCACTCTTTGACAACCACTGCTTCGGATCTACATTTTCTAGGATGGGATATCCAGGAGTTCAAAGAAacctggaaggaaaggaaggtTAAGAGTGGCCCTTAATCCATTAAGCTACTGCATGCTGGGTATCCGCACAACTCTTCTGTTTTTAAATCCACACTATGGCAGGTGAGGTGGATCTCCAGGAAGTCAAGGGAAATGCAGTTTAGAGGTGCAGGatgccttgcccaaggtcactcgaCTGAGCTGGGATGTGAGGGATACCGGAAGCCCCCTGAGGGCCCTTCCCTGGTTCAGGCTCTGTTGGGTACTATGTATACCTTGCCTCACTAATTCTCCCAGCCCcctttaaagatgaggaaactgaggctcagcgagGTGGAGTGAGTTATTAAACATCACACAGCAGGTGGCAGGCTGGGATCTGAGACCAGATGGGGCTGGCAGATTGGTCCCTGTGCCTGACAAGCCATGGGTTGGCTGCTCTCCCTCTGCCATGGTTCCAGATCTACCACTtctcccagcagccaccttgccgGGGGACGTCACGGTGGGAGCAATCTGTGTGGCACCACTGGGGCTGAGGCCCTCAGTCATTGCCTGGGTGGTGTCCCTGGGTGGGAACTGACACCTCGGGGGGGATGTAGTGAGAGCTGGGGGGCTCTCGCACATGTGAGGGGGCCGGGGTCAACCTCCAGAGCTGAGAGCCTCTACTGTCTGGGCTGCTGCCACCACTGGCTGGCTCTGGCCCCACAAGAGGCTCTGGTGGTCTGTTCTCCTCTGCTCCAGGGCCAGGGGAGCCCCTGGGAGGGCCTGCTAGAGTTGGGCTTCCAAGCAGGTGGGAGAGATTCTCGCCGAGCTCATCCATCTCAGCGGAGGCGCCGGGGGGCGTGGAGTCAGTGCCACGGGTGGCCAACCCCACCTCTGCTTCTGGCTTCGGGTCCAAGGACTCACCTCGCGATTGGAGACCTGGTATCAGACAGAGCTGGTCGGGGATGGTGACCCCACTGCTGCTCCCTGAGGGAGTGACCACCTCACCTGAGGATGGCTggggggccggggctgggcccTGGAGTTGGTGTCCCTTCAGGCTGCCCAGGGGAAGGTCCCTGGGGAACAGGGGCGTCTGGTGCAAGGCAAGGTCGCTGTAGCGGGTCAGGAACTCCTCGCTGTCTGAGCAGGTGCTGGTGCGGCGCTGGGACTCCGAGGGGGCCAGGGGGCCGCTGGGGAGACCGCCAGAGGCTGCTGAGGCCTCGGGTAGCCTCAGAGCCCCAGGCAGAGAGCTCTGCTCTCCAGTGCCCTTAGCCAGGGTTCCCCCAGACGCTGCTCCTTCCGGGGGACCTTGCTGTGGCGTTGCCAGGCCAGGGCCTGGCTGGGTCCCTTTCGCTGGCCCTCGCCCTGAGCTGGGCCTGCAGTGGGGCCTGGAGAGCTTCTCTCTGCCTGGCCCGAGGACCTGCTTGCTTGTGGTTCCAAGAACAGCTTCGCATGTGACTCTTGTCAGGAAGATCTCAAACACCATCTGCTTGGTGTCCTCCTCGCTGATGGACTGGACCAGTGAAAACTCGGACTCAGAGGTAGCCGTGTAGCCCAGCCTGCGCAGCATGGTGTCCAGAGCGTGCTGGGAGAGCACAGGCCGCACCCAGTAGGCAAAGCTCCCGGTGAATGTCTGGAACACACAGGGTGCTTGTTGGAGGTGGGACACACCTTGGTAGCGTGAACCAAGGCCAGGCACCCAGAGGCACCAGGCAAAGCAGGCAGGCCAGGGCATTTGGCCCACGATCGTGTTACCCACTGTCCCTTTTTACAGATGGACACACTGAGGCCAGAGACAGGTCAGGACCTGTCttaagtcacacagcaagtccCTGTACCTCCCACACACGTCAGCTCCCACCCAGCAGTTGTGGCTTGCAGCGAGAAAAGAACAATGCTCTCCAGGGGCTTTCCAAAGGCAAACTCCTCCCCTTGGCCTACCAGGCCACCCACCCCTTCCATTCCTAAGCTCTGGGCTCACTCATTCCCTTACTGCTAAAAGCCTTGAACACACCAAGTCCTTTCCCACCTCAGCACCTTCGCACTTGCTGTTCCCAAGTCTGAAATACCCTTCCTCTGGCTTTTCTCTTAGCTAGCAACATCTGTTCCTGTATATTTCAGCCACAACCTCACCTTCCTCAGAGAGGCCAATTTGTTAGTTTACTTGTTTATTATGAGCCACTTGGTTCCTTCTCCCATTAGAGAGGCAGTCTCACCTAATGGTTAGGGGCAGCACTGCCCGGGTTCGAGTCCTGGCTGCACTGCTTACTACAGACCAGTTGCATTGACCTCTTTAGCCCTCAGTGTCTCCATTGTAAAATGGGACCAAAGTCAGTGGGCACTTGCTACTCCTTCCCCCCAACTCCCCATACCCAGTGGGGCAGAACCCCACCCCATTCTTTCCCAGGGGCGTGGTGGCACCTACCTTCAGGGACCTGATTTCCTTCCTCCAGGGAAACAGGAGCAGGTTGACAGAGATCAGCTCCAGGAACTCGAGGGCCCGCACCAGCTCGGGGCAGATGTGCTGGGCAGGGCCGGGGTCAGCCTGCGAGCAGCCCCCCAGAGCAGTGGCCATGCTCTCGGGGAACTGGAGGCCAGGAGGGCCCCCTGTGCCCAGGACCTGCCGGGCCCTGTGGGTGAGGGCTGCCTGCCTGCAGACCCGGAGccggccctgccctgcctcctctcGGTAATAGCCGATGAGGTCTCCCAGGAGCGTCCTGAGAGCAGCCTCGCCTGGGCCTGGGGATCGGGGCCCACTCATGGCAGCTCCGAGGGGTgggatgcagaggagagagtgcTGTGGGCCTCCCGGGCCAGGCCCGTTGGGCACTTGGAGGAACAGCTGGGGCCTGGCCCTGTCCCCACTGCGCATCCGGAAGCCGAGGAGGAAGTGTGCTCTGTCACTGCAGAGAGGGCTGGGACCCAGGGCTGCTGGCTTGTGTTCAgtgccccagccctggccccgccccctggaGCCGAGCCCAGGTCCCCACCTGGTCCCAGACACCAAAGAGAGAGCTGGGCACACCCCCTGCCACCACGGAGGTTGCCCACCCATAGCCCGGATCCTGAGCCTGCTGTGCCCTGACGCCTGCTAGGGCTTCTCAGGCCTCGGGCTTGAGAGAACGAGCTCTgccagggaggtgggggtgggggggggtggaagggggagGGCAGGAACCCTCAACCGCAAAGGGCCATCAGGGGCTGCGAGTTGGTAGATAGAAACCCGCCTCCTGCCCTGGTAGGTCAGTTCTGAGGGCCCCCAGCTGCCCGCAGCAGTAACTCACTCATCCTTTGCTGGCTCTTCTCCCTTCCTTGTCttaattcccctctccctccctcactgtGCAACCTGGGATCCAATAAACCTCCCAAATAAGCCACTTATACCCAAATCCTTGTGTCAGGTGTTACTTTTGGGGGAACCCAGACTTGAAACAACTACCTATCCACTCTCTTATCTACCCTTCCCGCCTCCACTTACcatatccctccctccctcactcccttcttccttccctccattcACCCAACCAGCACTTAACTGACTAAGTCATTCAGCCACTCAGATACACACTCGTTCCATCTGGTTCAGCATTTCTCTACTTGATACTCAGGAAGAAGCCCTTGCTTGGGGACTCGTAATCATTCTTACGTGAATAAACATTTCCTCTGGCCAAAAGAATGTGGGAAATGCAGGGCTAAGTTCCCCTGACTTTTTAGACCATGTGTCCACAGGCCAGTGTGGATTGTGAATTCCCAGGAGGGGGCGATACTGTGCAGTATTTCCCAACTCCTTGGGCTCTAGTTCCTTTCAATGGCCTCATCTGGTGTTTGGGGAGGTGCCGATGACACTGCTCTCCCTGAGCTGCCAGCCAGTGTCCCAGCCTGTGCTGGCCTGGGGACTTCAGAGGTGAATGAGCCGCCCTCAGGTGGCTCACAGCCTGGAGAGCTGGCCTGGGGGCAGGAGCTGGCTGTGACCTTGTGACTAGAGCCTGGGAGGAGCTGGTCCTTGACCCTCATTTGCTTTCCAGGAGACTCCGCTGGCCTCCTGCCTCTCTGGTCACTAGGAGGGCCATCTGCCGGTGTGCCTGGCCTTGGAGCTGCCGCAGTCCTGGGCTCCCCACACCTGGGGTCTCTTTGCCCCTCACCCCAACTCCCTGCCCCCTGCCATGTGTTCTGAACATATTGGCCAGGGCACTTCATATCCTTTTGGTTGGGAAGTGACTGAGGTGAGAGTCCTACCTGAAAGTGGATCCCCGTTGACCAGCACCATGGCACTTCCTGTGCAAACCTTTAACTCCTGCCCCGGGCCGGGCATTCTGGATTTGTTTTATGTCCACTATAGAGGGTGCTACCCTTTCTCACCTTCGCTCATCTAATCCTGATCCCACCAGGGTTAGGTAACTAGTCCAGGGTCACTTAACCAGACCCCCTGGGCCTGGCCACACCATCACGCCCCCTGTGCCTCCTCCTGGGACGGAGACAAGGTCAGGGCCAGGCGGGCCAGTGTGAGAGTGCTGGCCGATGGTTTGCATCGTCACACCTGGAGCCAAAGAATGGGAGAGGGCGAGGGCGCGGGCCGCATCCACCTTTGTCCAAACCATCCTTCCTCCCACTTTACAAATTAGGATATTGAGACAAAGGGGGTGAGAGCTGGGATGAGAACCCAAGTGTATTCGTTTCCTATTGCTGCTTTGACAAATTACCACCAACTTAGTGCCTCAAATGACAGAACTTGATCATCTTATAATTCTgcaggtcagaagtccaaaatgtgGGCTGTGGTCAGAAGCCACCCCCTGCTTCCCCTGCCTGCCTCTGCCTTAGCTCACCATGTGGTCCTTGTCTCCGGGGGGCAGGGCCGGGACCCGCCAAGGGGGCATGGAGGGTCTGCTGCTTGGGGTCTGTGCAGGGCTCTCTACCTACCCACTTCCCACTTCCCTTTGGAAAGCTCATCCCAGGAAGGCCACTcgggctcccccaccccaccttccctGAGAGCAGCAGAGACCCTCCACCCCGGGCCGCCTTTCCCAGAGGCTCAGGATGGGTGCCTGTCCAGGACTAGCAGAGCCCCCTGAGATTTGATCCTTGGTCTCCGGGAGGGAAAGGGTCTCCGTTTTGTATCATGAACCAGCCACCTCGACTGGGGGCTTCCAGCAGCCATTGTTCTTGTGGGAGGATGACATCAGCGTGGCACAGCAGGGACCAGAAACAAGTCCAAGTTCGTGTTCTTGAACTCTCTGGATCCGGCTATTCCTGAAGTTAGAATTTTCACTTGGACAAGTGAAAAACCAGGAAGTATCTTTTCTTGCTTAAGATGACTCAAGTTGAGTTTCTGTCTCTTGCAATTGAGTATTGAAGGTAGATGATGGGGCTCAGAGCCTATCAAGGGATAGAGGGGCCCCTTTCAAGAGCTCTTCCCCCATTGCATCCTGGACCCCACCTGGTGTCAGATTTGTGGTAAGTTGTGTCCCACTCAGCCACCAGGACTGGAATAGAAAGATGGGTGGACTCAGAACCGCAGCAGTCAGGCCGGTGAGGATGGTCGGTGGTGGCTGTGGCGACAGGATTTGGGGACCTGCAGGTCAGGGATTCCCAGAAAAGAGGGTGGGCAGGCACAGCTGAGCTTCAGTTCCAGGGTGCCCAGCCCCCAAGTCCCGAAACACCAGGCCTGACCCAGGCCACCGGTCCTGGGCTCCAGAGAGAGGCCACTTGGGTTTGGGAGGGAGTCAAGCCGAGCAGAGCGCAGGCGGCAGACACCCTGGCCCAGAGCCTGTCCCTCTGCCGtgcaggcccagggcctggctggccACGCGGGTGGACACTGGTGGGGCCTCCTGGGCGTGAATCTGGGCAGCCTGGGCGTGTGTGACACCTGAGCGTGAGGGGCACTGTGCGGGTGCTGAAGCTTCTAAGCAAATGTGTCCAAACCATAGGTGGTGTGAGCCGAGGGGCTGTCTGAGTGTGTATCTGAGTGTGCCTCTGGGAACCTGGTGGGAGCCCTGTGCGTGCAGGTGGGCCTGGCCAGGGAGATGCAGGGTGGTGGTGAGCGGCTCTGCTCTGTGTCGATGCTCCTTCATCCTGCTGCTCACACGTGCCAGAGACCTCGGACCGCTGTTCCCATGCGTGCCAACCGACCCCAGGGCAGGCTGTGCTCACCCGAGGGGTCCCGGATGCAGGAGCCGGCTCAGCCTGCACAAATGGCAGGGAAAGGAGGGAATGAACACCCTCCAAAGAGCAGCCTCCGGGCAATGGCTGCTGGGAGCCGGTGTTCAAATTGCCCGTCTCCCTCGGCCCCCAGGGGAGGGAAAGCAGGCATGTCCCCCCGTCTCCCAGGCAGCTGAGCCCAGGTGCCTACAACAGTGGCTCCGGCActggcttccttccctttccGTTTCACTCCCTGCTGGTGCTCCTGGGACCACGGCCCTAAGAAGCTGCTTGCACCCACACCCCTGTCCCAGGGTCCCGTCCTGTCCCCCTCCAGTTCCCACCATCGCGGGGATGCGACTTCGCCCCCCTGAGGCTGAGCTCTGGTTTCCGGGGTGTTCTTCTAGGCGCTCCTCCTCAGGCTCCTGGCAGAGGGAGGAGCCTGGTCTCCTTGTAGGAGGGCAGAGAAGGACCTCGAGTGTGGTGCCATTGGTGGGGTGTCGTGGATGGAGGAGGCAGGAACCAGACAGTCCCATGGGCTAGCTGGAAGGGCCCTGGTGCGTTTGTAGCCATAGCTGGGGGCCGGCGTGGGGTGGCTTAAGTCGGGGTCAGCGTGTGGCTGGCACGGTCACCTGAAGGCTGATGCATTCATCCCTGGGGAAGCGGGACACAGAACTCGGAGGAGGAGCCACATATAGCGGTGTTGAAGGCAGGAGTGGCGATCTTGCATACAGAGAGGGGCACAGGTGTCAGGCTGTGCTCAGAGAGCAGTGCTGATGTTCCTGAATATGGAATGCCAGAATGGGCTAAACCCCCTGGAACATGCCAAGGGTGAAAGATAAGCCCAGGATTAAAATGACAAGTTCTGTCTACACTCAGTGTCCGAGGCCAGGGGGTTTGAAAGCGGGAGCAGGGACTCCTTTGCGTTGGCCGGCGGCCGCGGGAGCcggcaggggcggtgtgggctggGAGTGGGGAGGCGGCTCAGGACTGCCCGGCAGCTGGTCCGGCCTGCGCCGGTGCCCCTCCAGCCGCCCCCTCCTGCTGGACCCACCCCACTTTCAGTGCCCTTGAGGGTCTAGGCCAAGGCTCGTGGTCTGGGCTTGAGTTCTAGAGGCTGGGATGGTGAGAGAGGAAAGGAACCAGTCTGTCTTCCCAGACACCAGTGATCAATGTCGCGGCCTTGGGGACAGCACGGAAAGGAAGGGGAGAATTTGGTGGAGGGAGAGCAAATAATTCATATCAGTCTCAGGACAAACTTCCCCTCCCACCACCCTTTCCCTGAGAGTTAGAGGGGGGTGAAAGCTAACTGCTCTTAAAGCAAAATGCACAGTCTCTGATGGCCCAGGAAGCAGGTCCTGAAGTTTATGGCCCATCCTGGTGACACTTAACACTGGCTAAGTCTCAGAAAAACGATGCCATGTTTTAGCtgagattaaaacaaaaacaagaacgaTGGTAAATCGCTGTCAGGTCAACAGGAAAACTCCTGGGCTTGGAGGGAGCCTGATCTTGAGAGAACTTAGGAGAGCTCGCTGGAGGCATGTTTGCAGTTTGCTGACCAGTTCCAGATGGCTTGCAACCACTCACTCTTGATAAAATGACTTCTTGCGACATTTTAAtcgatatgatatatttattttgaacaCAGAAAGGATACATTGTTCCTTGCTCAGCGCCTAGCCCAGGAACAAGGAAAGCTGTTCAGCCCCACCCCTCAGCGTGGAGAAGCAGGGATTttcacccctctcccccaccattctagagctgctgcagcagcaGGACTCGTTCCTCAAGAGTCCCATCCCTGGAGTGCACTTCAAAGGCTATACGGTCCAACAGACAGGTATTTTTTGCTTAGAAAACAGTACACCACAAAGGTGGACAGAACTGCTTGTAAACAAGGTCCCTCCCCCAGACGGAGGCAGGAGCCGGAGGATGCGCTCGTGATGCTACAGAACCTGGCGTGTGGCTGCCTTCAGTCCTGCACCAGAAGAAATTCTATttctacagaaaataaaattccgGATTGCCATCCCTGCCACCCCTCTGCTTAAGAAAGGGATTGCTGAATTGTCTTAGCCCTTCATTGGAGGAAATTGCAATGTGGGGGAGAGGAGGACGGAGGGGCGATGCTGTTTAAAGATGGGGACACTaggtgggcgggggagggggaaggagtgttGGCGGATTCCAGCTCCCTGCTGCTGGCCCTGCCGGCAGGGACGATCCTCAAAGCTGCTTTGCCGCTACCCTCTGGCAGGCCGGATGTGCAGGAGTCACTTCTCTTCCTGCATGGTCTCTGATGGAAATCGCTGGAATTCATGGGCGGAGATCTGAGCCTCTCTGCAACTGGGAAGACCCCACATCTCCCTTTCGGTGGCAGGGCCCTGGCAGGGTGACTGAGACACAACCACTGGTCCTCTCGTGGTGGCGCGGTGGTGTTCCCAGGGCCACCTTTT is a genomic window of Dasypus novemcinctus isolate mDasNov1 chromosome 18, mDasNov1.1.hap2, whole genome shotgun sequence containing:
- the LOC131274320 gene encoding WAS/WASL-interacting protein family member 1-like, with translation MRSGDRARPQLFLQVPNGPGPGGPQHSLLCIPPLGAAMSGPRSPGPGEAALRTLLGDLIGYYREEAGQGRLRVCRQAALTHRARQVLGTGGPPGLQFPESMATALGGCSQADPGPAQHICPELVRALEFLELISVNLLLFPWRKEIRSLKTFTGSFAYWVRPVLSQHALDTMLRRLGYTATSESEFSLVQSISEEDTKQMVFEIFLTRVTCEAVLGTTSKQVLGPGREKLSRPHCRPSSGRGPAKGTQPGPGLATPQQGPPEGAASGGTLAKGTGEQSSLPGALRLPEASAASGGLPSGPLAPSESQRRTSTCSDSEEFLTRYSDLALHQTPLFPRDLPLGSLKGHQLQGPAPAPQPSSGEVVTPSGSSSGVTIPDQLCLIPGLQSRGESLDPKPEAEVGLATRGTDSTPPGASAEMDELGENLSHLLGSPTLAGPPRGSPGPGAEENRPPEPLVGPEPASGGSSPDSRGSQLWRLTPAPSHVREPPSSHYIPPEVSVPTQGHHPGND